A portion of the Myxococcales bacterium genome contains these proteins:
- a CDS encoding TldD/PmbA family protein, which produces MSQQELLVAARSAVALAKKHGAKDAAASASRSREVETTWRDGKIEKVSDAVSRSVTLQVYADGKYGSMSTSDLRPDALDRFVAGAVQMVRAIAPDVHRTLPDPSLYAGRSTEDLGAFDPALLEVTADARVARAKALEEAARSVKDGGRILSVSTAVSDQTVASSRVTTNGFEGAFQASYASQSASVSVKDDDGRRPEDWAYATTRKLSSLPAPELVGREATERALARLGAKKMPSGTMNVLVEARARGLLWHLVGPLSGASLQQRESFLEGKLGSAVASRELSLMDDPLLREGLASRPYDSEGISTKRRALFEKGVLKTYLLDVYYANKLKLTPNSGATTNVLVAPGTRSKDQLTADMKDGIVITSFLGGNSNGTTGVFSLGLAGYRVVAGKRAEAVGEMNISGNHLDFWKRLVAVGNDPYLYSSLQSPSLLFEKVSVAGT; this is translated from the coding sequence ATGAGTCAACAAGAGCTCCTCGTCGCAGCCCGCTCCGCCGTCGCGCTGGCAAAGAAGCACGGCGCGAAGGACGCGGCGGCCAGCGCCTCGCGGTCTCGCGAAGTCGAGACGACCTGGCGCGACGGCAAGATCGAGAAGGTGTCGGACGCCGTCTCTCGGTCTGTGACGCTTCAGGTCTACGCCGACGGCAAATACGGCTCCATGTCTACGAGCGATCTGCGCCCCGACGCGCTCGATCGGTTCGTCGCAGGCGCTGTTCAAATGGTTCGCGCCATCGCTCCCGACGTTCATCGGACGCTCCCCGACCCGTCGCTCTATGCGGGCCGAAGCACTGAAGACCTCGGGGCCTTCGACCCGGCGCTGCTCGAGGTGACGGCTGACGCTCGCGTCGCGCGCGCCAAGGCCCTCGAGGAGGCGGCGCGCAGCGTGAAGGACGGCGGCCGCATCCTGTCGGTGTCGACGGCCGTCTCCGATCAGACCGTCGCCTCGTCGCGCGTCACGACCAACGGCTTCGAGGGCGCGTTCCAGGCGAGCTACGCGTCGCAGTCGGCGAGCGTTTCGGTCAAAGACGACGACGGTCGGCGACCGGAGGATTGGGCCTACGCCACGACACGGAAGCTGTCGTCGCTGCCGGCCCCGGAGCTCGTCGGCCGCGAGGCGACGGAGCGAGCGCTCGCTCGGCTCGGCGCGAAGAAGATGCCGTCCGGTACCATGAATGTCCTCGTGGAGGCGCGCGCGCGCGGGCTCCTCTGGCACCTCGTGGGCCCGCTTTCCGGCGCCTCGCTCCAACAACGCGAGTCGTTCCTCGAAGGAAAGCTCGGGAGCGCTGTGGCCAGTCGCGAGCTCTCGCTCATGGACGATCCGCTCCTTCGCGAGGGGCTCGCGTCGCGTCCGTATGACAGCGAAGGGATCAGCACGAAGCGCCGCGCGCTCTTCGAGAAGGGCGTCCTCAAGACCTACCTCCTCGACGTCTATTACGCGAACAAGCTCAAATTGACGCCCAACTCCGGCGCGACGACCAACGTCCTGGTCGCGCCGGGGACGCGCTCGAAGGACCAGCTCACGGCCGACATGAAAGACGGCATCGTCATCACCAGCTTCCTCGGCGGAAACTCCAACGGCACGACGGGGGTCTTCTCGCTGGGCCTCGCGGGCTACCGCGTCGTCGCCGGCAAACGCGCTGAAGCCGTTGGCGAGATGAACATCTCCGGCAATCACCTCGACTTCTGGAAGCGGCTAGTCGCCGTGGGCAACGATCCGTACCTGTATTCGTCGCTGCAATCGCCGTCGTTGCTCTTCGAGAAGGTGTCCGTCGCCGGAACGTGA
- a CDS encoding TldD/PmbA family protein, whose product MRDRSSLLGRRDVLLSAGAASLSQLVACAPAITSPSAPLPKEASPRPPPGLVLKHFAAFGVDENLLREGLSAALSRGAERADLYFQHDVYTALSLEDGQVNRALTNVTLGVGVRAVRGDQTGFAYTEDLSLEAVRRAGKTAAVVASGSAGRIAGAFHALELPKRYTAALPWENVAIAERLPLLTRLEAAAVKADRRVRTVRVSLGDSHGAILFVDSDGRVFEDFGPMTTLRMSCTMDHGGRRESNGYNVAARAGLEFYTDDRLGRVAREAVARTSVLFDAKPAPLGEMPVVLAAGASGILLHEAIGHGMEADFNRKNTSIYADRVGKPIAKHIVSIVDDGTIPFARGSINVDDEGNLAERTLLVDKGTLATYLHDTISAKHYRVKPTGSGRRESFRHAPMPRMRSTYMLAGPHGDDEILASVKRGIYCTNFTNGQVQIGAGDFTFYVKNGYLIEDGKLTQPITDVNLIGNGPKVLEQVDMVGAKLEFDEGGWTCGKDGQSVPVSLGMPRVRVARMTVGGRKA is encoded by the coding sequence ATGCGTGATCGAAGCTCGCTCCTTGGTCGTCGTGACGTGCTCCTCTCGGCCGGCGCCGCATCGCTGAGTCAACTCGTCGCGTGCGCGCCGGCCATCACGTCACCGTCGGCTCCGTTGCCAAAGGAGGCATCGCCGAGGCCGCCGCCGGGCCTCGTGCTCAAGCACTTCGCCGCGTTCGGCGTCGATGAAAACCTCCTCCGGGAAGGCTTGTCGGCGGCGCTGTCGCGCGGCGCGGAGCGTGCGGACCTCTACTTTCAACACGACGTCTACACGGCGCTCTCGCTGGAGGACGGCCAAGTCAATCGCGCCCTCACCAACGTGACGCTGGGTGTCGGCGTGCGGGCCGTGCGCGGCGACCAGACAGGTTTTGCCTACACCGAAGACCTCTCTCTCGAGGCCGTGCGGCGCGCCGGCAAGACGGCGGCGGTCGTGGCGAGCGGCAGCGCCGGCCGCATCGCCGGCGCCTTTCACGCGCTCGAGCTTCCCAAACGCTACACGGCCGCGTTGCCTTGGGAAAACGTCGCTATCGCGGAGCGGCTGCCGCTGCTCACGCGCCTCGAGGCCGCCGCCGTGAAGGCCGACCGTAGGGTCCGAACGGTGCGCGTCTCGTTGGGTGATTCGCACGGCGCCATCCTCTTCGTCGACAGTGACGGCCGCGTCTTCGAAGACTTTGGCCCCATGACGACCTTGCGCATGTCGTGCACGATGGACCACGGCGGTCGCCGCGAATCCAATGGCTACAACGTGGCGGCGCGCGCAGGCCTTGAGTTCTACACGGACGATCGCTTGGGCCGCGTCGCGCGCGAAGCCGTTGCGCGCACGAGCGTGCTCTTCGATGCGAAGCCAGCGCCGCTCGGCGAGATGCCCGTCGTCTTGGCCGCGGGCGCGTCGGGGATCTTGCTCCATGAAGCCATCGGGCACGGCATGGAAGCGGACTTCAACCGCAAGAACACGTCGATCTACGCCGACCGCGTCGGCAAGCCGATCGCCAAGCACATCGTGAGCATCGTCGACGACGGGACGATCCCTTTCGCGCGAGGCAGCATCAACGTCGACGACGAGGGCAACTTGGCCGAACGGACGCTCCTCGTCGACAAGGGCACCTTGGCCACCTACCTGCACGACACCATTTCGGCGAAGCACTACCGCGTGAAGCCGACGGGCAGCGGTCGTCGCGAGTCGTTTCGTCATGCGCCGATGCCGCGCATGCGCTCCACGTACATGCTCGCCGGGCCTCACGGCGATGACGAGATCCTCGCCTCCGTGAAGCGCGGCATCTACTGCACCAACTTCACCAACGGCCAGGTTCAGATCGGCGCCGGCGACTTCACCTTCTACGTCAAGAATGGCTACCTCATTGAGGACGGCAAGCTCACGCAGCCGATCACCGACGTGAACCTCATCGGCAACGGACCGAAGGTCTTGGAGCAAGTCGACATGGTCGGCGCGAAGCTCGAGTTCGACGAAGGCGGCTGGACTTGCGGCAAGGACGGACAGTCGGTGCCCGTTTCCCTCGGCATGCCGCGCGTTCGCGTCGCCCGCATGACCGTCGGTGGGAGGAAGGCATGA
- a CDS encoding trypsin-like serine protease has protein sequence MRMHVFTIASAMLSLLACGVACGGTADRSDEGAAEGALIGGGVPAMAQRQELKPVVYLGRCTATKVGPRHFLTAAHCILAESALTPFPGKEISIEMSNYEDGPYVDRVERQRWPFLEHISLDEPWQEACKIWSVSDDQQNRCRTVGFTRNAQAYTGGASDVALVVMKDLAPPTQSGEVNHSVRDLPEIPVTTKALVAGEAVTLAGYGCSGDAAAPPSWLRNNILRIGATKVVDGNASVGAVSDDWKQLGARYLFTENVSSLCAGDSGGPVLVKRGAAGRQAWAVAGVHAGFTTQGNYNVLANWHTRLDDGAKIRPKNANPAQGAPETSMGDWLRAEGATVLP, from the coding sequence ATGAGAATGCACGTCTTCACCATCGCGTCTGCGATGTTGTCCCTGCTGGCTTGCGGCGTGGCTTGCGGCGGCACCGCCGATAGGTCTGACGAAGGTGCGGCGGAAGGCGCGCTGATCGGTGGCGGTGTCCCGGCTATGGCCCAGCGGCAAGAGCTGAAGCCCGTCGTGTACTTGGGTCGCTGCACTGCGACGAAGGTTGGCCCACGCCACTTTCTCACGGCGGCCCACTGCATTCTGGCCGAGAGTGCCCTCACACCGTTCCCTGGGAAGGAGATATCCATTGAGATGTCGAACTACGAGGACGGCCCCTACGTCGATCGCGTTGAACGCCAGCGCTGGCCCTTCTTGGAGCACATCTCGCTCGACGAGCCGTGGCAGGAGGCGTGCAAAATTTGGAGCGTGTCGGACGATCAACAGAATCGTTGCCGCACCGTCGGCTTCACGCGCAACGCGCAGGCCTATACGGGCGGCGCCTCGGACGTCGCGCTCGTCGTGATGAAGGACCTCGCGCCGCCGACGCAGTCGGGCGAGGTCAATCACTCGGTGCGCGACCTCCCGGAGATTCCCGTCACCACGAAGGCGCTCGTCGCGGGCGAAGCCGTCACACTCGCGGGGTACGGGTGCAGCGGCGACGCCGCTGCGCCGCCGTCCTGGTTGCGCAACAACATTCTCCGCATCGGCGCCACCAAGGTCGTCGATGGGAACGCCTCGGTGGGTGCCGTCTCCGACGACTGGAAGCAACTTGGCGCGCGCTACCTCTTCACCGAGAACGTGTCGAGCCTGTGCGCTGGCGACTCGGGAGGACCGGTCCTCGTCAAACGCGGCGCCGCTGGCCGCCAAGCGTGGGCCGTCGCGGGGGTTCACGCGGGCTTCACCACGCAGGGCAACTACAACGTCCTCGCCAACTGGCACACGCGCCTCGACGACGGCGCGAAGATTCGACCGAAGAACGCCAATCCGGCGCAGGGTGCACCGGAGACCTCGATGGGCGACTGGCTGCGAGCCGAAGGCGCCACCGTTCTTCCTTGA
- a CDS encoding YkgJ family cysteine cluster protein, which yields MTRKRLELLTEDVAVRCGAITLAHDDWPCRAGCDDCCRSLASVPELTGIEWEMLSAALERLAESEQQSIAAAMTERRGRGATRPIACPLLDDARGTCRVYDARPVACRTYGFYADRDGVLGCARIEARARFPEGADVVWGNHAAALARVADLGDARSLLDWYFSR from the coding sequence GTGACGAGGAAGCGACTCGAGTTGCTCACGGAAGACGTCGCGGTGCGCTGCGGTGCCATCACCCTGGCGCACGACGACTGGCCGTGCCGCGCGGGATGCGACGATTGCTGTCGGTCGCTCGCTTCCGTGCCTGAGCTCACCGGCATCGAGTGGGAGATGCTCAGTGCCGCGCTTGAGCGACTTGCCGAGAGCGAACAGCAGTCCATCGCCGCGGCAATGACGGAGCGCCGCGGGCGCGGCGCAACGCGTCCGATCGCTTGCCCTCTGCTCGATGACGCACGTGGGACATGCCGCGTGTACGACGCGAGGCCCGTGGCTTGTCGGACCTACGGCTTCTACGCCGACCGGGACGGCGTCCTCGGTTGCGCTCGCATCGAGGCGCGAGCGCGCTTCCCCGAGGGTGCTGACGTCGTCTGGGGCAACCACGCCGCAGCGCTCGCCCGCGTCGCGGACCTGGGCGACGCCCGCTCGCTGCTCGATTGGTACTTCTCCCGCTGA
- a CDS encoding polysaccharide deacetylase family protein: MRLSLLSLLAVGSLSALGIACSAAPAEDGDGSEDALETTNIGARHFGLEEGELVLTLDDGPGPRTKELVDFLVANQVPAIFFQVGKNSERDPASSAYIAANSARVPGGLIVANHSNTHTDPLPKQGVSGSINEIMTADRHLLPHIKASQSQFASPIKFFRPPYGAFTALGASNIQQVNSAGGNGYVGPVFWEIGGELKGGFSADWACWGRNGVSVDVCANGYVAEAQARKKGIVLFHDVHAKTIDMLTGKGTVSLIKRLLETPVDPRNPAGKKFKFVSLRKNDAAVQDFARHEEQQQVAGAQINASADVDDDGDVSVTFDVAPVGAAKGVVSFDGPPTSAQVAAATGRGGTVVNKDLGPGQHVVYVSAIGADGKVQSERRFNLIVPSVLDADNDEGDACSNYANLTKVRSDGRTAGRPFKVFIKQENCGGKTANDGRAPYVAMPGECYRYNGTAKVAANADGRTAAVKAVGGDEWSVEYDLGFASDPNDKSKLSLIIESGKGHIVTGKRSFKGTRPAVNFHETSVDCENGVWRGVLGTEEFLFRSPIQGEPEFEDR, from the coding sequence ATGCGCCTCTCTCTCCTTTCCTTATTGGCCGTCGGCAGCCTCTCCGCGCTGGGCATCGCTTGCAGCGCCGCCCCCGCCGAAGACGGTGACGGCTCCGAGGACGCCCTCGAGACGACCAACATCGGGGCGCGCCACTTCGGCCTAGAGGAAGGCGAGCTCGTCCTCACGCTCGACGACGGGCCCGGCCCGCGGACCAAGGAGCTCGTCGACTTCCTCGTCGCGAACCAGGTGCCGGCGATCTTCTTTCAGGTTGGCAAGAACTCCGAGCGCGACCCCGCGTCGTCGGCGTACATCGCTGCCAACTCGGCGCGAGTCCCGGGAGGCCTGATCGTCGCCAATCACTCGAACACGCACACCGACCCGCTCCCGAAGCAGGGCGTCAGCGGCTCGATCAACGAGATCATGACGGCCGACCGCCACCTCTTGCCGCATATCAAGGCGTCGCAGTCCCAGTTCGCGAGCCCCATCAAGTTCTTCCGGCCGCCCTACGGCGCCTTCACGGCCCTCGGTGCCTCCAACATTCAGCAGGTCAACAGCGCCGGCGGCAACGGTTACGTCGGCCCGGTCTTCTGGGAGATCGGCGGCGAACTCAAGGGCGGCTTCTCCGCCGACTGGGCCTGCTGGGGCAGAAACGGCGTTTCCGTCGACGTCTGCGCGAACGGCTACGTCGCCGAAGCGCAGGCTCGCAAGAAGGGCATCGTGCTCTTCCACGACGTCCACGCGAAGACCATCGACATGCTGACGGGCAAGGGCACCGTGTCGCTCATCAAGCGGCTCTTGGAGACTCCCGTCGACCCGCGCAATCCTGCCGGGAAGAAGTTCAAGTTCGTCTCGCTCCGAAAGAACGACGCGGCGGTCCAGGACTTCGCCCGCCACGAGGAGCAGCAGCAGGTCGCCGGCGCTCAAATCAACGCGTCTGCTGACGTCGACGACGACGGTGACGTGAGCGTCACGTTCGACGTCGCGCCCGTCGGCGCGGCGAAGGGCGTGGTCAGCTTCGACGGACCGCCAACGTCGGCACAGGTCGCGGCGGCCACGGGCCGCGGTGGCACAGTCGTCAACAAGGACCTCGGGCCCGGCCAGCACGTCGTGTACGTGTCGGCGATCGGCGCCGACGGGAAGGTCCAGTCGGAGCGTCGCTTCAACCTCATCGTTCCCTCGGTGCTCGACGCCGACAACGACGAGGGGGATGCCTGCTCGAACTACGCGAACCTCACGAAGGTCCGCAGCGACGGCCGCACCGCCGGTCGCCCCTTCAAGGTGTTCATCAAGCAGGAAAACTGCGGCGGGAAGACGGCGAACGACGGCCGCGCGCCCTACGTCGCCATGCCCGGCGAGTGTTACCGATACAACGGCACGGCCAAGGTCGCGGCGAACGCCGACGGACGCACGGCCGCCGTCAAGGCCGTAGGTGGCGACGAGTGGAGCGTCGAATACGACCTCGGCTTCGCGTCCGATCCGAACGACAAGAGCAAGCTCAGCCTCATCATCGAGTCCGGCAAGGGCCACATCGTCACGGGCAAGCGCAGCTTCAAGGGCACACGCCCCGCGGTGAACTTCCACGAGACGTCGGTCGACTGCGAGAACGGCGTCTGGCGCGGCGTCCTCGGCACCGAGGAGTTCCTCTTCCGCTCGCCGATTCAGGGCGAGCCCGAGTTCGAAGATCGCTGA
- a CDS encoding fatty acid desaturase, with protein MTTVRTITSDGAGAVLRHAADRKTVVWTLLLMPAVAIVQYVWPKTAGFLMPLSIYLAYCAGVVAHNHNHTPTFVDRKSNGWFSTWISIFYGYPAFAWIPTHNENHHKFGNRPGDATIIWHRFKKNNAAAALFYFFVSAKEQGPLIARYIAKAREKRPVIYSLIRTQYAVVYGVHAAALGLALALHGPLRGLLVYASALGIPAALALWGLMFTNYLQHVDCDPWSKYDHSRNFVSPWLNWFVFDNGFHTIHHERPGLHWSLARAAHNKEIAPHMDARLAESSIFGYCLKTYLLALVSKRYRVAPLVTVAELEAREREEQRRWSRKLPDEPDEPDVTKGGPRWRCLPSVVS; from the coding sequence ATGACCACTGTAAGAACGATCACGAGTGACGGCGCCGGCGCGGTCTTGCGGCACGCGGCGGATCGAAAGACCGTCGTATGGACGCTCCTTCTGATGCCGGCCGTGGCCATCGTCCAATACGTGTGGCCCAAGACCGCCGGGTTCTTGATGCCGCTGTCGATCTACCTCGCGTATTGCGCCGGCGTCGTTGCCCACAACCACAACCACACGCCAACGTTCGTCGACCGCAAGTCCAACGGGTGGTTCTCGACGTGGATCTCCATCTTCTACGGCTACCCCGCCTTCGCGTGGATCCCGACGCACAACGAGAACCACCACAAGTTCGGCAACCGCCCCGGCGACGCCACCATCATCTGGCACCGCTTCAAGAAGAACAACGCCGCGGCGGCGCTCTTCTACTTCTTCGTCTCCGCGAAGGAGCAAGGCCCGCTCATCGCGCGGTATATCGCCAAGGCGCGCGAGAAGCGGCCCGTGATCTACTCGCTCATTCGCACGCAATACGCCGTCGTCTACGGGGTGCACGCGGCGGCCCTAGGCCTCGCTCTCGCGCTCCACGGCCCTTTGCGCGGCCTTCTGGTGTACGCCTCGGCGCTCGGAATCCCGGCGGCGCTCGCGCTCTGGGGGCTCATGTTCACCAATTACCTCCAGCACGTCGACTGCGATCCGTGGTCCAAATACGATCACTCACGCAACTTCGTCTCGCCGTGGCTCAACTGGTTCGTCTTCGACAACGGCTTCCACACGATTCATCACGAGCGCCCGGGCCTTCACTGGAGCCTCGCGCGCGCGGCCCACAACAAAGAGATCGCGCCGCACATGGACGCCCGCCTCGCCGAATCGTCGATCTTCGGTTACTGCCTGAAGACCTACCTGCTCGCGCTCGTGAGCAAACGCTACCGAGTAGCACCGCTCGTCACCGTGGCCGAGCTGGAGGCGCGGGAGCGTGAGGAGCAACGGCGGTGGTCGCGAAAGCTGCCTGACGAGCCCGACGAACCGGACGTGACGAAGGGAGGCCCGCGTTGGCGGTGCCTCCCTTCTGTCGTTTCGTAA
- a CDS encoding TetR/AcrR family transcriptional regulator, producing MAKQAKRPPRKPPVQARAQATVESILEGAIRILDREGLDAATTTRIAEVAGVSVGTLYQYFADRDAILHALQDREFSRALELMQTVLASANLTQSPRDTVTAVVRGLASLYASCPGLHRVLTIEGLRSLHADRVHAFDTRIVAIIRYFLSATGATVRRSNVDAAAFVAFQSVRATMLASLLERPPGLDMEVLTDEIVDLVLRYLVEEVPAEGAARKAKKAGARP from the coding sequence ATGGCCAAGCAAGCGAAGCGACCCCCGAGAAAACCGCCGGTTCAGGCCCGCGCGCAGGCCACCGTCGAGTCGATCTTGGAGGGAGCCATTCGGATTTTGGATCGCGAGGGGCTCGACGCGGCCACCACCACGCGCATCGCCGAAGTGGCGGGCGTGAGCGTGGGAACGCTCTACCAATATTTCGCCGATCGCGACGCGATCCTCCACGCGCTGCAAGACCGAGAGTTCTCCCGTGCCCTCGAGCTCATGCAGACGGTGCTCGCCTCCGCCAACCTTACGCAATCGCCACGCGACACCGTGACCGCCGTCGTTCGCGGGCTCGCGAGCCTCTACGCGTCGTGCCCGGGGCTCCACCGTGTCTTGACCATTGAGGGGCTTCGCTCGCTGCACGCCGATCGGGTCCACGCCTTCGACACGCGCATCGTCGCCATCATTCGGTATTTCTTGTCAGCCACCGGCGCCACGGTGCGCCGCTCCAACGTTGACGCCGCGGCCTTCGTCGCCTTTCAATCGGTGCGCGCGACGATGCTCGCGAGCCTCCTCGAAAGGCCGCCGGGCCTCGACATGGAGGTCCTGACGGACGAGATCGTCGACCTCGTGCTTCGGTACCTCGTGGAGGAGGTGCCGGCGGAGGGTGCCGCCCGGAAGGCCAAGAAGGCGGGCGCCCGCCCCTGA
- a CDS encoding DUF2132 domain-containing protein: MTPTDPLHGVTLEMILERLVARYGWPELARAIPVRCFQFDPSIKSSLTFLRRTPWARAKVEALYRESVSEA; encoded by the coding sequence GTGACGCCTACGGATCCGTTGCACGGCGTGACGCTCGAGATGATCCTCGAGCGTCTCGTCGCGCGTTACGGCTGGCCCGAGCTCGCCCGAGCGATTCCCGTCCGATGCTTCCAGTTCGACCCGAGCATCAAGTCGAGCCTCACGTTCTTACGGCGTACGCCGTGGGCGCGGGCCAAGGTCGAAGCGCTCTACCGTGAGAGCGTGAGCGAGGCCTGA
- a CDS encoding MoxR family ATPase, translating to MQNSPYQNAPVASGAAQGPGQASHKERIAKVGEQFRTVLQNVERVILGKTEVVAKVLSAMCAGGHVLLLDVPGVGKTMLARSVAASIHCSFKRIQFTPDLLPLDITGTNVFNLRKKAFEFVPGPVFANLLLADEINRATPKTQAALLEVMAEGQVTVDGTTHVLPQPFLVIATMNPLEHDGTFPLPAAQLDRFSVRLTMGFPPPDAEIRMLDVHLGKDVAISGLSPVLGADEFLAWQKLLPSIYVAEAIKRYAVSVVSAMRADSGCLTPPSPRATLMWLRLAMATAMLQGRDHVLPGDLQSCAVDVFAHRIVVSGQRSAGAYVDHVVRHVPVER from the coding sequence ATGCAAAACTCTCCGTACCAGAACGCCCCCGTCGCCTCCGGCGCTGCCCAAGGGCCCGGTCAAGCGAGCCACAAGGAGCGCATCGCCAAGGTCGGCGAACAGTTCCGCACGGTGCTGCAGAACGTGGAGCGCGTGATCCTCGGGAAGACGGAGGTCGTCGCGAAGGTCCTCTCGGCCATGTGCGCCGGCGGCCACGTGCTCTTGCTCGACGTGCCGGGCGTGGGAAAGACGATGCTGGCGCGCTCCGTGGCCGCGTCGATTCATTGCTCCTTCAAGCGCATCCAGTTCACGCCGGACCTCTTGCCGCTCGACATCACCGGCACGAACGTCTTCAACCTTCGCAAGAAGGCCTTCGAGTTCGTGCCGGGCCCCGTCTTCGCGAACCTGCTGCTCGCCGACGAGATCAACCGCGCGACGCCGAAGACGCAGGCCGCGCTTCTCGAGGTCATGGCGGAAGGGCAAGTGACCGTCGACGGGACGACCCACGTCTTGCCGCAGCCGTTCCTCGTCATCGCCACCATGAACCCGCTCGAACACGACGGCACGTTCCCGCTGCCGGCGGCGCAGCTCGATCGCTTCTCGGTGCGCCTCACCATGGGCTTCCCGCCGCCCGACGCGGAGATTCGCATGCTCGACGTGCACCTCGGCAAGGATGTCGCCATCTCGGGGCTCTCGCCCGTGCTCGGCGCCGACGAGTTCCTCGCCTGGCAGAAGCTCCTGCCGTCGATCTACGTCGCCGAGGCTATCAAGCGCTACGCCGTGAGCGTCGTCTCGGCCATGCGCGCCGACTCGGGATGCCTCACGCCGCCGAGCCCGCGCGCGACCTTGATGTGGCTACGGCTCGCGATGGCCACGGCGATGCTTCAAGGGCGCGACCACGTCTTGCCGGGCGATCTCCAGAGCTGCGCCGTTGACGTCTTCGCGCACCGCATCGTGGTCTCGGGGCAAAGGAGCGCGGGAGCTTACGTTGATCACGTGGTTCGCCACGTCCCCGTCGAGCGCTGA